One Prodigiosinella aquatilis DNA window includes the following coding sequences:
- the oppA gene encoding oligopeptide ABC transporter substrate-binding protein OppA, producing MLTKTTKKRLVVGILSVLGASAGASAWAANVPAGVQLAAKQELVRNNGAEVASLDPHKIEGVPESNVSRDLLEGLLVTDPDGHPAPGVAESWDNKDFKVWTFHLRKNARWSNGDPVTAQDFVYSWRRVSDPKTASPYASYLQFGHIVNIDDVVAGKKSPDTLGVKALDDHTLEVTLSEPVPYFYKLLVHPSTFPVNKAVVEKFGEKWTRPENWVGNGAYKLKEWVVNEKMVLVRNPYYWDNAHTVINKVTYLPISSEVTDVNRYRSGEIDMTYNYLPIELFQKLKKEIPNEVKVNPYLCTYYYEINNQKAPFNDPRVRKALVLGLSQNILTNKVKNQGDIPAYGFTPPYIDGLKLTAPAWFSWTQEKRDTEAKKLLAEAGYTAAKPLTFNLLYNTSDLHKKMAIAASSIWKHNIGVEVKLDNQEWKTFLDNRHQGNYDLARGGWCADYNEPSTFLNIMISDSSSNTAHYKSPAFDALMVKAMAAKTEDERADFYRQAETRLEKDAAIVPVYYYANIRLVKPYVGGLTGKDPLDHVYVKNLYIIKH from the coding sequence ATGTTAACTAAAACAACAAAAAAACGACTTGTCGTCGGGATTCTCTCAGTTCTGGGGGCGTCTGCCGGTGCCTCTGCCTGGGCTGCTAATGTGCCAGCCGGTGTGCAATTGGCAGCCAAGCAAGAACTGGTGCGTAATAATGGTGCTGAAGTCGCTTCGCTTGATCCGCACAAGATTGAAGGGGTTCCTGAATCCAATGTATCGCGTGATCTGCTGGAAGGATTGCTGGTGACTGACCCTGATGGTCACCCGGCTCCAGGGGTGGCGGAGAGCTGGGATAATAAGGATTTTAAAGTCTGGACGTTCCACTTGCGTAAAAATGCCCGTTGGTCTAATGGCGATCCGGTTACCGCGCAAGATTTCGTTTACAGTTGGCGGCGTGTTTCCGACCCGAAAACCGCCTCGCCTTATGCCAGCTATCTGCAATTTGGTCATATCGTTAATATTGACGATGTGGTGGCTGGTAAAAAATCCCCGGATACGCTGGGTGTAAAAGCGCTGGATGACCATACGCTGGAAGTCACGCTGAGCGAGCCGGTCCCGTATTTTTATAAATTACTGGTTCATCCATCGACTTTCCCGGTAAATAAAGCCGTTGTCGAAAAGTTTGGTGAAAAATGGACGCGGCCAGAAAACTGGGTCGGTAATGGTGCTTATAAGCTGAAAGAGTGGGTGGTTAACGAAAAAATGGTGCTGGTACGTAATCCATATTATTGGGATAACGCCCACACTGTGATTAACAAAGTTACCTATTTGCCGATTTCATCTGAAGTGACTGATGTTAACCGCTATCGCAGCGGTGAAATCGACATGACCTATAACTATCTGCCAATAGAACTGTTCCAGAAGTTGAAAAAAGAGATCCCGAACGAAGTTAAAGTCAATCCTTATCTTTGCACTTACTACTACGAAATTAATAATCAGAAGGCACCGTTCAACGATCCCAGAGTACGTAAGGCGCTGGTTTTAGGCCTGAGCCAAAATATCCTCACTAACAAAGTGAAAAATCAGGGTGATATTCCGGCTTATGGTTTTACCCCGCCTTATATTGACGGCCTAAAATTAACCGCGCCGGCGTGGTTTAGCTGGACACAGGAAAAACGCGATACTGAAGCGAAAAAATTGCTGGCTGAAGCCGGTTATACTGCCGCAAAACCATTGACGTTTAATCTGCTGTACAATACTTCCGATTTGCATAAAAAAATGGCGATCGCGGCATCGTCTATCTGGAAGCACAACATTGGCGTTGAGGTAAAACTGGACAATCAGGAATGGAAAACCTTCCTGGATAACCGTCATCAAGGGAATTATGATCTGGCCCGCGGGGGGTGGTGTGCGGATTATAACGAGCCTTCCACGTTCCTGAATATTATGATCTCCGACAGCAGCAGCAACACCGCCCATTATAAGAGCCCAGCGTTTGATGCGTTGATGGTAAAAGCAATGGCGGCCAAAACCGAAGATGAACGGGCTGATTTTTATCGACAAGCTGAAACACGGTTAGAAAAAGATGCCGCGATTGTTCCGGTTTACTACTACGCCAACATCCGCTTGGTGAAACCCTATGTGGGTGGCTTAACCGGTAAAGATCCGCTGGATCATGTCTACGTTAAGAACCTTTACATTATCAAACATTAA
- the oppB gene encoding oligopeptide ABC transporter permease OppB, whose protein sequence is MLKFIFRRCLEAIPTLFILITLSFFMMRLAPGSPFTGERTLPPEVMANIEAKYHLNDPMIKQYGDYLWQLAHGDFGPSFKYKDYSVNDLVGSAFPVSAKLGLAAFLLAVVLGVSAGVVAALHQNSKWDYTVMGFAMTGVVIPSFVVAPLLVLVFSITLHWLPGGGWNGGAPKYVILPMVALSLAYIASIARITRGSMIEVLHSNFIRTARAKGLPMRHIIFRHALKPALLPVLSYMGPAFVGIITGSMVVETIFGLPGIGQLFVNGALNRDYSLVLSLTILVGGLTILFNAIIDVLYAVIDPKIRY, encoded by the coding sequence ATGTTAAAATTTATTTTTCGTCGATGTCTTGAAGCAATTCCAACATTGTTCATCTTGATTACCCTTTCGTTTTTTATGATGCGATTGGCACCCGGCAGCCCGTTTACCGGAGAGCGAACGCTTCCTCCTGAAGTCATGGCTAATATTGAAGCCAAATATCATCTTAACGATCCCATGATTAAACAATATGGCGATTATTTATGGCAGTTAGCGCATGGGGATTTCGGACCGTCGTTCAAATATAAAGATTATTCGGTGAATGATCTGGTGGGAAGTGCCTTTCCGGTATCCGCCAAGCTTGGGCTGGCAGCTTTTCTGTTGGCGGTGGTTCTGGGCGTGAGCGCTGGCGTGGTCGCAGCACTGCATCAAAACAGCAAATGGGATTATACCGTGATGGGGTTTGCCATGACCGGGGTGGTGATTCCCAGCTTTGTGGTGGCGCCGTTACTGGTATTGGTTTTTTCCATCACACTGCATTGGCTACCCGGTGGTGGCTGGAATGGTGGTGCACCAAAGTATGTCATTTTACCGATGGTGGCACTGTCTTTGGCCTATATCGCCAGTATCGCTCGTATTACTCGTGGCTCAATGATTGAAGTGTTGCATTCCAACTTTATTCGTACCGCCCGGGCCAAAGGCTTGCCAATGCGACATATTATTTTCCGCCATGCACTAAAACCGGCATTGTTGCCGGTGCTGTCCTATATGGGGCCGGCATTTGTCGGGATTATTACCGGTTCGATGGTGGTAGAAACCATTTTCGGGTTACCGGGTATCGGCCAGTTGTTTGTCAACGGGGCATTGAACCGCGACTACTCGCTGGTGCTTAGTCTTACCATCCTGGTGGGTGGGTTGACCATTCTGTTTAATGCGATCATTGACGTGCTGTATGCCGTTATCGATCCGAAGATCCGTTACTGA
- the adhE gene encoding bifunctional acetaldehyde-CoA/alcohol dehydrogenase yields MAVTNVAELNALVARVKKAQHEFANYSQEQVDKIFRAAALAASDARIPLAKMAVTESGMGIIEDKVIKNHFASEYIYNAYKDEQTCGVLSEDKTFGTITIAEPIGIICGIVPTTNPTSTAIFKALISLKTRNGIIFSPHPRAKNATNKAADIVLQAAIAAGAPKDIIGWIDEPSVELSNQLMHHPDINLILATGGPGMVKAAYSSGKPAIGVGAGNTPVVVDETADIKRAVASILMSKTFDNGVICASEQSVIVVDKAYDAMRERFMTHGGYMLKGKELEAVQGVLLKNGALNATIVGQPAPRIAEMAGITVPAETKVLIGEVTDVDESEPFAHEKLSPTLAMYRADDFEDAVVKAEKLVAMGGIGHTSCLYTDQDNQTARVNYFGDKMKTARILINTPASQGGIGDLYNFKLAPSLTLGCGSWGGNSISENVGPKHLINRKTVAKRAENMLWHKLPKSIYFRRGSLPIALEEVATDGAKRAFIVTDRFLFNNGYADQIVDVLKNCGLETDVFFEVEADPTLSIVRKGAEQMNSFKPDVIIALGGGSPMDAAKIMWVMYEHPDTHFEDLALRFMDIRKRIYTFPKMGVKAKLIAVTTTSGTGSEVTPFAVVTDDATGQKYPLADYALTPDMAIVDANLVMNMPKSLCAFGGLDAVTHALEAYVSVLANEYSDGQALQALKLLKENLPTSYHEGAKNPVARERVHNAATIAGIAFANAFLGVCHSMAHKLGSEFHIPHGLANALLISNVIRYNANDNPTKQTAFSQYDRPQARRRYAEVADHLKLGAAGDRTAQKIEKLLIWLDEIKTDLGIPTSIREAGVQEADFLAKVDKLSEDAFDDQCTGANPRYPLISELKQILMDTYYGRPFTEQSGAGNKPAVTPVATTPVKQQEKKAKKSVS; encoded by the coding sequence ATGGCCGTAACAAATGTTGCTGAACTTAACGCACTGGTTGCACGCGTAAAAAAAGCGCAGCATGAATTTGCTAACTATTCTCAAGAGCAAGTTGATAAAATTTTCCGCGCTGCCGCACTGGCTGCCTCGGATGCTCGCATACCGCTGGCAAAAATGGCTGTCACCGAATCCGGTATGGGGATTATTGAAGACAAGGTCATCAAAAACCATTTTGCCTCTGAATATATCTACAATGCTTATAAAGATGAGCAAACCTGTGGTGTCTTATCTGAAGATAAGACCTTCGGAACAATCACCATCGCGGAACCTATCGGTATTATCTGTGGTATCGTTCCTACGACCAATCCGACGTCAACCGCAATTTTCAAAGCATTAATCAGCCTGAAAACCCGTAACGGCATCATTTTTTCCCCTCACCCGCGCGCTAAAAACGCGACTAATAAGGCCGCTGATATCGTGTTGCAGGCCGCTATCGCTGCAGGCGCACCGAAAGATATCATCGGTTGGATTGATGAACCTTCCGTTGAGCTTTCCAATCAGTTAATGCACCACCCTGATATTAACCTGATCCTGGCTACCGGTGGTCCTGGCATGGTGAAAGCCGCATACAGCTCAGGCAAACCGGCTATCGGCGTCGGTGCGGGTAATACCCCGGTCGTCGTTGACGAAACCGCTGATATCAAACGTGCAGTCGCCTCCATCTTGATGTCAAAAACCTTTGATAACGGTGTTATCTGCGCGTCTGAACAATCCGTTATTGTGGTAGACAAAGCTTATGATGCCATGCGTGAGCGTTTTATGACTCATGGCGGTTACATGTTGAAAGGCAAAGAATTGGAAGCCGTTCAGGGTGTTTTACTGAAAAATGGCGCACTGAATGCAACTATTGTCGGCCAGCCCGCTCCTCGTATTGCGGAAATGGCAGGTATCACTGTTCCAGCTGAAACCAAAGTGTTGATCGGCGAAGTCACCGATGTTGATGAGTCCGAACCTTTTGCTCACGAAAAACTCTCCCCTACGCTGGCTATGTATCGGGCCGATGATTTCGAAGATGCCGTCGTCAAAGCTGAAAAACTGGTGGCTATGGGGGGGATCGGTCACACATCCTGTCTGTACACCGATCAGGATAACCAGACTGCGCGGGTTAATTACTTCGGCGACAAGATGAAAACCGCCCGTATTCTGATCAACACCCCAGCATCCCAAGGTGGGATTGGGGATCTTTACAACTTCAAACTCGCACCGTCATTGACATTAGGTTGTGGTTCTTGGGGCGGTAACTCCATCTCCGAGAACGTCGGGCCGAAACATCTGATCAACCGCAAAACAGTCGCTAAGCGAGCAGAAAATATGTTATGGCACAAGCTTCCCAAATCAATCTACTTCCGTCGTGGCTCTTTGCCAATCGCACTGGAAGAAGTAGCAACAGATGGTGCTAAACGCGCCTTTATCGTTACCGATCGCTTCTTGTTTAATAACGGCTACGCTGATCAGATCGTTGATGTACTGAAAAATTGCGGATTGGAAACCGATGTCTTCTTTGAAGTGGAAGCTGATCCGACGCTGAGCATCGTTCGCAAAGGCGCCGAGCAGATGAATTCGTTCAAACCCGATGTCATTATCGCGCTTGGCGGTGGTTCACCGATGGATGCTGCCAAGATCATGTGGGTCATGTATGAACATCCTGATACCCACTTTGAAGATCTGGCATTGCGCTTTATGGATATCCGTAAGCGTATCTACACCTTCCCGAAAATGGGTGTAAAAGCGAAATTAATCGCGGTCACGACAACATCCGGTACGGGTTCTGAAGTGACGCCATTTGCGGTAGTTACCGATGATGCCACTGGTCAGAAATATCCGTTAGCAGACTATGCACTGACACCCGATATGGCGATCGTTGATGCCAATCTGGTTATGAACATGCCAAAATCCTTGTGTGCTTTTGGTGGCCTGGATGCCGTTACCCATGCACTTGAGGCTTATGTTTCTGTCCTGGCGAATGAATATTCCGATGGTCAGGCTTTACAGGCACTGAAACTGCTGAAAGAAAACCTACCTACTAGCTACCACGAAGGTGCAAAAAATCCGGTCGCCCGTGAACGTGTACATAATGCGGCCACTATCGCCGGTATCGCTTTTGCCAACGCCTTCCTTGGGGTATGTCACTCCATGGCGCATAAACTGGGATCTGAATTCCATATCCCACATGGTTTGGCTAACGCCCTGCTAATCTCAAACGTGATTCGCTACAACGCCAATGATAACCCCACCAAACAGACAGCATTTAGCCAGTATGACCGTCCACAGGCTCGTCGTCGCTATGCTGAAGTAGCGGACCATCTGAAACTCGGCGCTGCGGGTGATCGTACGGCACAGAAAATTGAAAAACTGCTGATCTGGCTGGACGAAATAAAAACAGATCTGGGCATTCCGACATCTATTCGGGAAGCTGGCGTGCAAGAAGCCGATTTTCTGGCCAAAGTTGACAAGCTTTCCGAGGATGCGTTCGATGACCAATGTACCGGTGCTAACCCACGTTATCCGTTGATTTCTGAATTGAAACAGATCCTGATGGATACTTACTATGGTCGCCCATTCACTGAGCAATCTGGCGCAGGCAACAAGCCAGCTGTTACTCCTGTCGCGACTACGCCGGTAAAACAACAGGAAAAGAAAGCGAAAAAGTCCGTTAGTTAA
- a CDS encoding YchE family NAAT transporter encodes MMQPMLDFSGYIKFFIGLFALVNPIGILPVFISMTNYQGTIGRNKTNLTANLSVVGILWGSLFFGDGILRLFGISIDSFRIAGGILVVTIAMSMISGKLGEDKQNKQEKTETANRESIGVVPLALPLMAGPGAISSTIVWSSRYHGWLNLFGLSLAIAIFAFCCWLLFRVAPILVKVLGQTGINVVTRIMGLLLMSLGIEFIVTGIKAIFPGLL; translated from the coding sequence GTGATGCAGCCCATGTTAGATTTTTCCGGCTATATCAAGTTTTTTATCGGATTGTTTGCGTTGGTCAACCCTATTGGTATCTTGCCAGTTTTCATTAGCATGACTAATTATCAAGGGACGATTGGGCGTAACAAGACCAATTTGACCGCCAATCTTTCAGTCGTCGGTATTCTGTGGGGTTCTCTTTTCTTTGGCGACGGTATTCTGCGGCTGTTTGGAATTTCTATTGATTCATTCCGTATTGCCGGAGGAATATTGGTGGTCACCATTGCGATGTCAATGATCAGCGGTAAATTAGGGGAAGATAAACAGAATAAGCAAGAAAAAACGGAAACTGCCAATCGTGAAAGCATTGGTGTTGTGCCACTGGCCTTACCCCTGATGGCCGGGCCAGGCGCTATCAGTTCAACCATTGTGTGGAGTTCCAGGTACCATGGCTGGTTGAATTTATTTGGACTTTCTCTGGCGATTGCCATTTTTGCTTTTTGCTGTTGGCTGTTATTCCGTGTGGCACCTATTTTGGTCAAAGTATTGGGACAGACGGGAATCAACGTTGTCACCCGTATTATGGGGTTACTACTGATGTCTCTGGGCATTGAGTTTATTGTGACAGGCATAAAAGCCATTTTCCCTGGTCTGCTTTAA